A single window of Polaribacter sp. SA4-10 DNA harbors:
- a CDS encoding T9SS type A sorting domain-containing protein — MKLKINFLLFVLTLFSFNSVFSQQIEFPIEVLGDEGLTVSSSFTIDQEQLNKINSTDNLYLRANNLGYQGKASVQVNGGNWILLTNNSVKIYSPEKERGGMTNGGYNTIRFTVSISNFQVGVNTIALRFNYSDGISNGYRVIDLDVLDATSERILKNSSYYVLPGTTTRDYETSYFIMDAPEDWKSPYYTETDGEPDDLFDKVFQGKNLWYYGRNGAPSVEGDPLLNNYLPTTEKGFWYGYTNLSSGKEIKAKCTSCHLQDGRDLEIFSYSNISIIERSKFHDLTEEEGKLIATYIRSLSEEDPTSGSIGRYGRPWNPPYQPGPQLARKPIEQWAAGAGLDAVLEEDADMFPYLFPNGVSQEELYKVFDSDATSDRTEIPVAIQFPDWKHWLPIVHPMDAYIKDDYWNDASKNYDPKEGYKKFRKHILDNLSTYQQQNITAQQASNLMKANSAFHSEYRRFLEDGSSNIKQWRTEDGTATSKIADDIPRELAATSLARLMAVQYFEVMNEFNFQDKAHWFTQVDEEDHPQARQWFGESYQVYEVPPHFQASVALEGAIGNGNSFKGQEDFTGKYESTNWYHLQSIVNGGEGMMRQNSPVDYNYQNMFILKASSSSGFYEPLRYYQALNTMYRTKTWSGGGGPNTSNGFRIRVMGPWFFYGMTFRRNFEGFEEEEFPNLLNEFSPNLRARVTNALLLQFLTEVEDGDADTDGNLYNEGLNKLYNKSDGSIYWERYTGNNDASNKIEPKDILESEIRKGDDIFDSNVVGMWVDQFYYLIPKFYDLGLDDTILERLINWCAAAWPLINWDALRKNLSTPELTSDKGIYLSYSNNYEAVTIHGLTNGVYNFVVYDLHGRKNYNRRLKITGNSIIIDTQRMRLGIYVLSLSDSKGNTKAFKFFKK, encoded by the coding sequence ATGAAATTGAAAATCAATTTTTTACTTTTTGTTTTAACTCTTTTTTCATTTAATTCAGTTTTTTCACAACAAATTGAATTCCCTATTGAAGTACTTGGAGATGAAGGGCTTACCGTGTCGTCGTCATTTACAATTGATCAAGAGCAACTTAACAAAATTAACAGTACCGATAATTTATATCTAAGAGCGAATAATCTCGGGTATCAAGGAAAGGCCTCTGTTCAAGTAAATGGTGGGAACTGGATTTTGCTAACTAATAATTCAGTGAAAATTTACAGCCCTGAAAAAGAGCGAGGCGGGATGACCAATGGTGGTTATAATACGATTCGTTTTACCGTTTCAATTTCAAATTTTCAGGTGGGTGTAAATACCATTGCTTTGCGTTTTAATTATTCTGATGGAATTTCTAATGGTTACCGAGTCATTGATCTTGATGTATTAGATGCTACTTCTGAAAGAATATTAAAAAATAGTTCCTATTACGTTTTACCCGGAACTACAACTCGTGATTATGAAACTAGTTACTTTATTATGGATGCTCCAGAAGATTGGAAATCGCCATATTATACTGAGACTGATGGCGAGCCAGACGATTTGTTTGATAAAGTGTTTCAAGGTAAAAATCTCTGGTACTATGGAAGGAATGGAGCTCCCAGTGTTGAGGGAGACCCGCTACTAAATAATTATTTACCAACTACTGAAAAAGGCTTTTGGTATGGCTATACTAATTTAAGCAGTGGTAAAGAAATAAAGGCGAAATGTACTAGCTGTCATTTGCAAGATGGTAGAGACCTAGAAATATTTTCATATTCAAATATATCTATTATTGAACGTTCAAAATTTCATGATCTTACTGAAGAAGAGGGAAAGTTAATTGCTACTTATATTAGGTCTTTATCTGAAGAAGATCCAACATCTGGTAGCATTGGTCGCTATGGGCGTCCTTGGAATCCTCCTTATCAACCAGGGCCGCAATTGGCGAGAAAGCCTATTGAGCAGTGGGCCGCTGGAGCAGGGCTTGATGCTGTGTTAGAAGAAGATGCTGACATGTTTCCATACCTTTTCCCTAATGGTGTAAGCCAAGAAGAATTGTATAAGGTATTCGATTCAGATGCTACCAGCGATCGAACAGAAATTCCGGTTGCTATCCAATTCCCAGACTGGAAACATTGGTTACCCATTGTTCACCCCATGGATGCCTATATTAAAGATGATTATTGGAACGATGCATCAAAAAATTATGATCCTAAAGAAGGATATAAAAAATTCAGAAAACATATCCTTGATAATTTAAGCACCTATCAACAGCAAAACATTACAGCCCAACAAGCTAGTAATTTAATGAAAGCTAATTCTGCTTTTCATAGTGAATATAGACGGTTTCTTGAAGACGGGAGTTCTAACATAAAACAATGGAGAACTGAAGATGGCACTGCAACCTCAAAAATTGCAGATGATATTCCAAGAGAACTAGCAGCTACCAGTTTAGCGAGACTAATGGCTGTTCAGTATTTTGAAGTTATGAATGAATTTAATTTTCAAGATAAAGCACATTGGTTTACACAAGTTGATGAAGAAGATCATCCGCAAGCCCGACAATGGTTTGGTGAAAGCTACCAAGTATATGAAGTTCCTCCACATTTTCAGGCCTCTGTTGCACTAGAGGGGGCTATTGGAAATGGCAATTCTTTTAAGGGCCAAGAAGATTTTACTGGAAAATATGAGTCCACAAATTGGTATCATTTACAATCTATTGTTAATGGTGGTGAAGGTATGATGCGACAGAATAGTCCCGTAGATTATAATTACCAAAATATGTTTATTTTAAAAGCTAGTAGCTCTTCGGGTTTTTACGAACCTCTGCGATATTATCAGGCTCTTAATACAATGTACAGAACAAAAACTTGGTCTGGCGGAGGCGGACCAAATACGAGTAACGGTTTTAGAATACGGGTGATGGGTCCGTGGTTTTTCTATGGTATGACTTTCAGAAGAAATTTTGAAGGATTTGAAGAAGAAGAGTTCCCTAATCTATTAAACGAATTTTCCCCTAATTTACGTGCACGAGTCACCAACGCATTATTACTGCAATTTTTAACAGAAGTTGAGGATGGTGATGCCGACACCGATGGCAATTTATACAATGAAGGTCTTAACAAACTATATAATAAATCGGATGGAAGTATTTACTGGGAAAGATATACGGGTAATAATGATGCGAGTAACAAAATTGAACCAAAAGATATTCTAGAATCTGAAATACGTAAGGGAGATGATATATTTGACAGCAATGTAGTAGGAATGTGGGTAGATCAGTTTTACTATTTAATTCCCAAGTTTTATGATCTTGGTTTAGATGATACTATCCTAGAGCGACTCATAAATTGGTGCGCTGCTGCATGGCCATTGATAAATTGGGACGCGCTTAGAAAAAATCTTTCGACGCCAGAGCTTACTAGCGATAAGGGCATTTACCTGTCTTACAGTAATAATTATGAAGCTGTTACCATACATGGTTTAACTAATGGCGTTTATAACTTTGTAGTTTATGATTTGCATGGAAGGAAAAACTATAACCGCAGACTTAAAATAACCGGTAACTCAATAATAATTGATACACAACGTATGCGATTAGGAATTTATGTTCTAAGCTTAAGCGACAGTAAAGGTAATACAAAAGCTTTTAAGTTTTTTAAAAAGTAA
- a CDS encoding formylglycine-generating enzyme family protein — MNKIYCKIFYCTLICLLGSCIPKPETNKAKNKLIIEGMVWIPGGVYDQGASNKDKMALPHEKPKHSVRVDGFYMDITEVTNDQFSRFVKATKYMTTAEQPIEWALIASQLPEGTAKPHDSILQPGSLLFKKTKMSVPNLYDFSQWWKWSIGANWKQPNGKGSSIVGKENHPVVHVSFEDAQAYCTWARRRLPTEAEWEYAARGGKKDKIYFWGDFVENLSSNVNSWEGEFPVSNTQADGYEKSAPVKTFPPNDFGLYEISGNVWEWTSDWYNIYYYSTLASKTEISTNPIGADTAYNPNNPKISEKVIRGGSFLCNASYCASYRVSSRMATDPSTSLEHLGFRTVATPEMVNVKD, encoded by the coding sequence ATGAACAAAATTTACTGTAAGATTTTCTACTGTACTTTAATTTGCTTGTTGGGCAGTTGCATACCTAAACCAGAAACAAATAAAGCAAAAAATAAACTTATAATTGAAGGCATGGTATGGATTCCTGGGGGTGTTTATGACCAAGGAGCTTCTAATAAGGATAAAATGGCATTGCCTCATGAAAAACCAAAACACAGTGTGCGGGTTGACGGATTTTATATGGACATCACTGAAGTCACCAATGACCAATTTTCAAGATTTGTAAAAGCCACTAAGTATATGACCACTGCTGAACAACCAATAGAATGGGCATTAATCGCGTCACAACTACCCGAAGGCACCGCAAAACCACACGATTCTATACTTCAACCCGGATCTTTATTATTTAAAAAAACAAAAATGTCTGTACCCAATTTATATGATTTTTCTCAATGGTGGAAATGGAGTATTGGCGCCAATTGGAAACAGCCTAATGGAAAAGGAAGTTCTATTGTTGGTAAAGAAAATCACCCTGTAGTGCATGTATCTTTTGAAGACGCCCAAGCCTATTGCACATGGGCAAGAAGACGCCTTCCTACAGAAGCAGAATGGGAATACGCAGCAAGAGGTGGTAAAAAAGATAAAATCTATTTTTGGGGCGATTTTGTTGAAAACCTTTCGTCTAATGTGAATAGCTGGGAAGGCGAATTTCCAGTTTCTAACACACAAGCAGATGGGTATGAAAAAAGTGCCCCTGTAAAAACATTTCCTCCAAATGATTTTGGTTTGTATGAAATTTCTGGAAATGTATGGGAATGGACCAGTGATTGGTACAATATCTATTACTATTCAACATTAGCTTCTAAAACCGAAATTTCTACAAATCCTATAGGGGCGGATACTGCCTACAATCCCAACAACCCCAAAATTAGTGAGAAAGTTATTAGAGGTGGATCGTTTTTATGTAATGCTTCTTATTGCGCGAGTTACCGAGTATCATCTAGAATGGCTACAGACCCATCTACATCCTTAGAACATTTAGGATTTAGAACAGTTGCAACTCCAGAAATGGTCAACGTAAAGGATTAA